The Daucus carota subsp. sativus chromosome 9, DH1 v3.0, whole genome shotgun sequence genome window below encodes:
- the LOC108202905 gene encoding nuclear matrix constituent protein 1-like, translating to MFTPQKSNTNRSNLIPTTTMSHTNPRSTNKAKSVVFVDDPAPPRALLGGDYVAVERGEEEDWRRFREAGLLDEAAMEQRDRDAVVEKVAKLERELFDYQYNMGLLLMEKTEWTLKYEEMRRAQVELKEVLEQEQTTHLILLSESEKREENLRKALDMEKKCITDLEKALRDSGADNAQTKQSSEAKMVKANALLSGFKEKSMDVETKLHVADAKLEEVYKTSLELERKLQEVETRDSLLQRERMSFIAEREAHEATFSIQKKDLQEWEKKLQEAEERLCEIRRTTSVREVKVNEMEMALNLKKQELNKAQKENDLSTSVLKKEADDINHRLANLTAQEHKAETLRNELEMRDKELLALAEKLTARESVEIQTLLDEQQAVLDAKMQEFEVDMDGKRKSLDEEMRSKLDAVQYKKDEITHIEEKLNRLELSLENKSERIKEKEKDLESKLRTLKDKENLLKSDEKRLDLEKKHMLVDKDTLQTLKDEIEKTRADISQQQSKIQEEIVKLKISEDERAEYIRLRSELKEEIEKCRFEKELLLKAHKNLKEDRKSFEEKWEALDERSNALSREIKLIGEEKEKFEKFRLSMEEKIKNDRLATEDYIRRELETLETEKETFATITRQEQSLISEKAELEYSQMLHEFELRRKDLEVDIQKKRDELESHMSEREREFEEEREKEHNNISRLKEVAQKDMEELRSEKHRIEKDRQEIALKKKELKEHQLEMHKDIDELEVLNKKVKIQREQFIKERDRFLLFVDTLKSCNYCGGCTREYELSDLQLLEKEIDNSPIVELGPGVSYESQDRINLRSSNSGGHISWLQKCTSKIFKYSPGKAAQDSEFQSDMLATVEEDERPSDGHLETRGLNIANDGPEPSFGIANESCEIHLLASNDNKRDADQRHEICTDELSNIDSKAPVAPEDSQQSELSSGRRRPGKKTRGGSVAVGTTKRKRQAQPSRVMKSAVTADHSEEHSESVSEVGRRKRQQSVTSSVQTPGEKRYNLRRNKIVGTSGSALASVDVLKVESEVDVNKTETVQDYALASSQLIASEKDNPTGPLEDMTCRSLEIYDLSTEGDVELKTSKSRDKSIDPAIMGNIEFNEEVNSTIPECSIENGRGSTLHEDRDNEVEVEVLNEDEDLDIDSEGDVSIHKKLWTFLTT from the exons ATGTTCACTCCACAGAAGAGCAACACCAATCGGTCCAATCTCATCCCCACCACGACAATGTCGCACACGAACCCTAGGTCTACTAATAAGGCGAAGTCCGTCGTGTTTGTTGATGATCCGGCGCCGCCGCGGGCGCTTTTGGGCGGTGATTACGTGGCGGTGGAGAGAGGTGAGGAGGAGGATTGGAGGCGGTTTCGGGAGGCTGGATTGTTGGATGAAGCTGCTATGGAGCAGAGAGATCGGGATGCGGTGGTCGAGAAGGTTGCGAAGCTCGAGAGAGAG CTTTTTGACTATCAGTATAATATGGGACTTCTACTAATGGAAAAGACAGAATGGACTTTGAAATATGAAGAAATGAGACGAGCGCAAGTAGAATTGAAGGAGGTGCTAGAACAAGAACAGACAACACATCTTATTTTGCTATCCGAATCTGAGAAGCGAGAGGAGAATTTGAGGAAAGCTTTGGACATGGAAAAGAAATGCATTACAGAT CTCGAGAAAGCTTTGCGTGATTCTGGTGCAGATAATGCGCAAACAAAGCAATCATCTGAGGCCAAAATGGTCAAGGCAAATGCTTTGTTATCTGGATTTAAGGAAAAGTCTATGGACGTGGAAACGAAGTTGCATGTTGCTGATGCGAAGCTTGAGGAGGTATACAAAACGAGCTTGGAGTTGGAGAGGAAACTGCAAGAAGTTGAGACTCGAGACAGTTTGCTTCAAAGGGAGCGTATGTCCTTTATTGCAGA GCGTGAAGCACATGAAGCCACTTTCTCTATACAGAAGAAAGATCTGCAAGAGTGGGAGAAAAAATTGCAGGAAGCGGAAGAGAGATTATGCGAGATCCGGAGAACCACTTCTGTTAGGGAGGTTAAGGTAAATGAAATGGAGATGGCTTTAAACCTGAAGAAGCAGGAACTTAATAAAGCACAAAAGGAAAATGATTTGAGCACCTCAGTTTTAAAGAAGGAAGCTGATGATATAAATCACAGACTAGCAAATTTAACAGCGCAAGAGCAT AAAGCTGAGACTCTTAGGAATGAGCTGGAGATGAGGGATAAGGAGTTACTGGCTTTGGCGGAGAAGCTAACTGCTAGAGAAAGT GTTGAGATTCAGACGCTTCTTGATGAACAACAAGCTGTTCTTGATGCAAAAATGCAAGAGTTTGAGGTGGACATGGATGGAAAAAGGAAGTCTCTTGATGAGGAGATGAGAAGCAAGCTAGATGCTGTACAATACAAAAAGGATGAGATCACCCATATAGAGGAAAAACTGAATAGGCTCGAGCTATCACTGGAAAACAAGTCTGAAAGAATtaaagagaaagagaaagacCTGGAATCGAAGTTGAGAACTTTGAAAGACAAAGAGAACCTACTCAAATCAGATGAGAAAAGGCTggatttggaaaagaagcataTGCTTGTTGACAAGGATACTCTTCAAACCCTTAAAGACGAGATTGAGAAGACAAGAGCTGACATTAGCCAGCAGCAGAGTAagattcaagaagaaattgtGAAACTCAAAATTTCTGAAGATGAAAGGGCAGAATATATTCGTTTACGCTCGGAACTGAAAGAAGAGATTGAGAAGTGTAGGTTTGAGAAGGAGTTGCTCCTGAAGGCACACAAGAATCTGAAGGAGGACAGGAAAAGCTTTGAAGAGAAATGGGAAGCGCTTGATGAAAGAAGTAATGCTCTAAGTAGAGAGATAAAGTTAATTggtgaagagaaagaaaagtttgAGAAATTTCGACTGTCCATGGAGGAAAAAATAAAGAATGATAGGCTTGCTACAGAAGATTATATTAGAAGGGAGTTGGAAACTCTTGAAACAGAAAAAGAAACCTTTGCCACTATAACAAGGCAAGAGCAGTCCCTTATATCAGAAAAGGCCGAACTTGAATATAGTCAAATGCTCCATGAGTTTGAGCTTCGCAGGAAGGATCTTGAGGTCGACATACAGAAGAAACGAGACGAACTGGAGTCACATATGAGTGAAAGGGAGAGGGAATTTGAGGAGGAGAGGGAGAAAGAACATAACAATATAAGTCGCTTAAAGGAAGTTGCTCAGAAGGATATGGAAGAATTGAGATCTGAAAAACATAGAATAGAGAAGGACAGACAAGAGATTGCCTTGAAAAAGAAGGAGCTAAAAGAGCACCAACTTGAAATGCACAAAGACATCGATGAGCTTGAAGTTCTCAACAAGAAGGTTAAGATTCAGCGAGAACAGTTCATTAAGGAAAGAGACCGATTTCTCTTATTTGTTGACACGCTAAAGAGTTGCAACTATTGCGGAGGATGCACCCGAGAATATGAGCTCTCTGATCTCCAGCTTCTTGAAAAAGAGATTGATAATTCTCCTATAGTGGAGCTGGGACCTGGTGTCTCTTACGAGTCCCAGGATAGGATAAATCTAAGATCATCAAATTCTGGAGGTCATATATCGTGGCTACAAAAATGTACCTCAAAGATCTTCAAGTACTCTCCCGGTAAGGCTGCTCAGGATTCAGAGTTTCAATCTGATATGTTGGCGACTGTAGAAGAGGATGAACGACCAAGTGATGGTCACTTGGAAACAAGGGGTCTAAATATTGCTAATGATGGTCCTGAACCATCCTTTGGTATTGCAAACGAGTCTTGTGAAATTCATTTACTTGCTTCGAATGACAACAAAAGAGATGCTGATCAGAGACATGAAATCTGCACCGATGAGTTAAGCAATATAGACAGCAAGGCACCAGTAGCTCCAGAAGATTCTCAACAGTCAGAGCTTAGTAGCGGTCGTCGCAGACCTGGAAAAAAAACCAGAGGTGGAAGTGTAGCAGTTGGTACAACTAAGAGGAAGCGACAAGCACAGCCCTCCAGAGTTATGAAGAGTGCAGTGACGGCTGATCACAGTGAAGAACATTCAGAAAGTGTCTCAGAAGTTGGACGAAGGAAAAGGCAGCAAAGTGTAACTTCATCTGTTCAAACTCCAGGTGAAAAGCGATATAATCTCAGGCGAAACAAGAT TGTGGGAACATCTGGGTCAGCACTAGCTTCAGTTGATGTTCTGAAGGTGGAAAGTGAAGTTGATGTTAACAAGACGGAAACGGTGCAAGATTATGCTCTTGCGTCATCGCAACTTATAGCTTCTGAGAAAGACAATCCAACAGGACCTCTAGAGGATATGACATGTAGAAGTCTTGAAATTTATGATCTCTCAACAGAAGGGGATGTTGAG CTCAAAACATCTAAATCTCGTGACAAGAGTATTGACCCAGCAATAATGGGAAATATAGAGTTCAACGAGGAGGTAAATAGTACGATCCCTGAATGCAGTATTGAAAATGGAAGGGGAAGCACTTTACATGAAGATAGAGATAATGAAGTTGAAGTTGAAGTACTCAATGAGGATGAGGATCTGGATATTGATTCGGAGGGTGATGTGTCGATACATAAAAAGCTCTGGACTTTCTTAACCACATGA
- the LOC108202088 gene encoding protein decapping 5: MSEEISKSKARADAYVGSLISLTSTSEIRYEGILHSLNTDDSSITLSYVRSFGTEGRKKDGPQVLPDEKVYGCIEFRGSNIKDLQVKSTPDVQTPTQTTAINSDPAIVQSHYLRPSLTPPSLPPPITGSSTDSLSHTAPPGSTYQGAMPLYQPGGNLGLLGPPPPHSIANNSGPGYYTPPNGPPQLHQQSLLWPPPGLAMPPSMQYPIFIPSFPTGTSSLSGSSRPQFPSPLLLTTTSPLSATNTSLPSSLFPPASLPSFMQSKAPNAAIPAAPLGTSNSDMNTIVSLLKKPMVSSSSQYSTTSQPFPSVGISTSVQTYTAAPSLITPGQLLQSCKGNVSSDPSSQIAHKDAEVVQVSRQTLPKLPVPVATEAQPPILPLPQQSRAVYKPNGCPQQARYNNYRGHERGRGSGSSGGGVMKFTEEFDFVAMNEKFNKDELWGYFGRSKNSNSKEKEGDENATEEDAESHKSEVKPVYKKDDFFDALSYNTRENQSNNERPGFSEQTKSDTETFGGYTRHQGGRGGRYRGGYNGRGYGYAGRGRGCNMPQRDH, encoded by the exons ATGTCTGAAGAGATTTCTAAATCTAAAGCACGCGCTGATGCGTACGTGGGGAGCTTAATCAGCTTGACTTCCACAAGCGAAATCAGATACGAGGGCATTTTGCACAGCCTCAACACTGATGACTCTAGTATCACCTTGTCTTATG TTAGATCATTTGGAACAGAAGGGCGTAAGAAAGATGGTCCACAAGTTTTGCCCGATGAGAAGGTCTATGGATGCATAGAGTTCCGTGGAAGCAATATCAAG GATCTGCAGGTAAAATCAACTCCGGACGTTCAGACCCCTACGCAGACTACAGCCATAAACAGTGATCCAGCCATAGTTCAG TCTCACTATCTTCGGCCATCTTTGACACCTCCAAGCTTGCCACCACCTATTACTGGGTCTTCGACTGACAGTCTTTCTCATACTGCACCACCTGGTTCAACTTACCAGGGAGCTATGCCATTGTATCAACCAGGAGGAAATTTGGGATTGTTGGGTCCCCCACCCCCTCATTCAATTGCAAATAATAGTGGACCAGGTTACTATACCCCACCGAATGGGCCTCCTCAACTCCACCAGCAGTCTTTGCTCTGGCCACCGCCTGGTCTGGCAATGCCACCTTCAATGCAGTACCCTATTTTTATTCCGTCTTTTCCAACCGGAACTTCAAGTTTGTCAGGTTCAAGCAGGCCACAGTTTCCCTCACCTTTGCTATTAACCACTACTAGTCCCCTCAGTGCAACAAACACCTCTTTGCCTTCAAGTCTATTTCCTCCCGCATCATTACCCAGTTTTATGCAAAGTAAGGCTCCTAATGCTGCAATTCCTGCAGCACCATTGGGTACTTCAAATTCAGATATGAATACCATCGTATCTCTTCTTAAAAAGCCTATGGTTAGCTCAAGTTCACAGTATTCAACTACATCCCAACCCTTTCCATCTGTTGGAATATCTACTTCAGTCCAAACTTACACAGCAGCACCGTCACTTATAACCCCTGGGCAGCTGTTGCAATCTTGTAAAGGTAATGTTTCATCAGATCCATCATCACAAATAGCTCATAAAGACGCGGAAGTGGTTCAAGTATCGCGCCAGACATTACCAAAACTGCCAGTTCCGGTCGCCACAGAAGCGCAGCCACCAATATTGCCATTACCGCAACAGTCCCGCGCTGTGTATAAG CCAAATGGATGCCCTCAGCAAGCTCGTTACAACAATTACAGAGGCCATGAAAGAGGAAGGGGATCAGGG AGTTCCGGAGGAGGGGTTATGAAATTTACTGaagaatttgattttgtggCAATGAATGAGAAATTTAACAAGGATGAACTTTGGGGCTATTTTGGTAGAAGTAAGAATTCCAATTCGAAGGAAAAAGAAGGGGATGAAAACGCTACTGAAGAAGATGCCGAATCACACAAGTCTGAGGTGAAG CCTGTATACAAGAAGGATGACTTTTTTGATGCGCTTTCTTACAATACTCGTGAAAATCAGTCAAATAATGAAAGGCCCGGGTTCTCTGAACAAACGAAGTCGGACACCGAG ACGTTTGGGGGATACACAAGGCATCAGGGTGGAAGGGGTGGTCGTTATAGAGGAGGTTATAATGGAAGAGGATACGGGTATGCTGGTCGTGGTCGTGGTTGTAATATGCCGCAGCGTGATCACTGA